A window of Selenomonas ruminantium subsp. lactilytica TAM6421 contains these coding sequences:
- a CDS encoding protein kinase domain-containing protein: MQLKRNQELFLRDGRTITVVDKLGVGGQGIVYKVRLSSGEMRALKWYYGDKLSRPEEFYRHLAQNIDAGSPSAAFIWPEELTEWVDGTFGYIMSLFPQGYVGFSKFVTARVNFSNIDAMINAALNIVTAFMDLHNKGYNYQDLNDGNFSINPANGDVLICDNDNVGGHGFESGILGKARYMAPEVVRKEKKPDKLTDRFSLAVVLFILFMGDHPLEGKRTNVPALTSKYEKRFFGENPVFIFDPKDDSNRPVPGLHRNAIAKWPYFPSYIQEAFITSFSQESLMEGTGRLLEGMWRHVLIRLKSSLVKCPHCHEHVFAEVGTFICPSCGGVVKPAGYVRFPKRANMDIVVPIMGGTRLFAYHLDENGPNDENVAAHIMEKPGKFGIKNESASIWTVSAPDGSQAIKEPGDVAVIGEGFKLDFGHGIIGEIVKN, encoded by the coding sequence ATGCAGCTCAAGAGAAATCAGGAACTCTTCCTACGGGATGGAAGGACTATTACTGTCGTAGATAAGCTGGGGGTTGGTGGTCAGGGGATCGTATATAAGGTTCGCCTCAGCTCTGGCGAGATGCGTGCTCTCAAATGGTACTATGGTGATAAGCTGAGCCGTCCTGAGGAATTTTATCGTCATCTTGCGCAGAACATAGATGCCGGCAGTCCATCTGCGGCCTTTATCTGGCCGGAGGAACTTACGGAATGGGTAGATGGCACCTTTGGATATATCATGTCACTTTTTCCGCAGGGGTATGTCGGTTTTTCCAAGTTTGTCACGGCAAGGGTAAACTTTAGCAACATTGATGCCATGATAAACGCTGCCCTTAACATTGTCACGGCCTTTATGGACTTGCATAACAAAGGCTACAACTACCAGGATCTGAACGATGGAAATTTCTCCATCAACCCTGCCAATGGTGATGTGCTGATCTGTGATAACGACAACGTTGGCGGTCACGGCTTCGAGTCAGGGATTTTAGGCAAGGCACGTTATATGGCCCCGGAGGTGGTGCGAAAGGAAAAGAAACCGGATAAGCTGACAGATCGCTTCTCGTTGGCCGTGGTGTTGTTTATTCTCTTTATGGGGGATCATCCCTTAGAGGGGAAACGAACGAATGTCCCCGCGCTGACCAGCAAATACGAAAAACGCTTCTTCGGTGAAAATCCTGTGTTTATCTTTGATCCGAAGGATGACAGCAATCGCCCGGTGCCAGGGCTTCATCGCAATGCTATCGCCAAATGGCCGTATTTCCCGAGCTATATCCAGGAAGCATTTATAACTTCCTTCAGCCAGGAAAGCCTTATGGAAGGAACTGGCCGTTTGTTGGAAGGAATGTGGCGTCATGTGCTGATAAGATTGAAATCATCCTTGGTGAAATGCCCGCACTGTCATGAACATGTCTTTGCTGAAGTTGGTACGTTTATCTGCCCATCGTGTGGTGGAGTGGTAAAGCCTGCAGGTTATGTAAGGTTTCCAAAACGGGCCAATATGGATATTGTTGTTCCTATTATGGGGGGGACAAGGCTTTTCGCCTATCATCTGGATGAGAATGGCCCAAATGATGAAAATGTTGCAGCTCATATCATGGAAAAGCCGGGGAAATTTGGCATCAAGAACGAATCTGCAAGTATATGGACAGTATCGGCACCGGATGGTTCACAGGCAATCAAGGAACCTGGTGATGTAGCTGTTATCGGAGAAGGCTTCAAGCTGGACTTCGGTCATGGTATTATCGGTGAAATCGTCAAGAATTAA
- a CDS encoding vWA domain-containing protein: MAGILDKVEMTRRMCPVIFLVDTSGSMDGAPIGAVNSAIEGVLPELCVMNDENADAEINVAIMSFSGGADWVTGEKLLPPQNVAWNGLDAIGPTEMGVAFRELGKKLSIETGFMRRASGSVAPVLFLLSDGAPTDDYKSALAKLKENNWYKVAVRVAIGYGDADDNILAEFTGNRETVLHTNSPEDLKKMIRFVSITSSMVASHKVATNTTEDAPDDNTAALAEELEAQGGEMTTASAEEAW; this comes from the coding sequence ATGGCTGGTATTTTAGATAAGGTAGAGATGACAAGGCGTATGTGCCCCGTGATTTTCCTGGTGGATACATCAGGAAGTATGGATGGAGCGCCGATAGGGGCTGTGAATTCGGCTATTGAAGGCGTGCTGCCTGAACTCTGTGTCATGAACGATGAGAATGCAGATGCTGAGATAAATGTGGCCATCATGAGTTTTTCTGGTGGTGCTGATTGGGTGACGGGAGAAAAACTTCTGCCACCGCAGAATGTAGCCTGGAATGGTCTGGATGCAATCGGTCCTACGGAAATGGGCGTAGCTTTTCGCGAGCTGGGTAAAAAACTTTCTATAGAGACAGGATTTATGCGCCGCGCCAGCGGTTCGGTAGCTCCCGTATTGTTCCTGCTCTCTGACGGTGCTCCCACGGATGATTACAAATCGGCGTTGGCCAAACTCAAAGAAAATAACTGGTATAAGGTAGCTGTTCGGGTGGCAATAGGCTATGGAGATGCAGATGACAATATCCTGGCGGAGTTTACCGGCAATCGAGAAACCGTCCTGCATACGAATTCCCCGGAAGATCTGAAGAAGATGATTCGTTTTGTATCTATTACATCATCTATGGTGGCAAGCCATAAGGTTGCCACGAATACTACGGAAGATGCTCCGGATGACAATACTGCAGCATTAGCGGAAGAATTGGAAGCTCAGGGTGGTGAGATGACAACAGCTTCAGCAGAAGAAGCGTGGTAA
- a CDS encoding protein phosphatase 2C domain-containing protein, whose protein sequence is MKEIQEGGAKVSYRIYSLSRLGEKYARHGFRCQDSSGNCTKNGVQIVAVADGHGAGDCFRSEIGANIAIDMVFCEALPLLYEEDHPFSEQGIKNFKYRLWQSWQKAVKSDWDNRLTLGKLGENEARYELVSDKYRLRYQKESDKYLYTAYGTTLLAAIAIKNELLLLQIGDGSAVVLCANGLFILPVPQDEENFLNVTTSLSDENADQKIRHAVLSLDKTSSTYPVAVFLSSDGVDDCFPAYQNEEHLFKFYKVLIETALAENTESLFTELSHDVLADMSVKGSHDDISMGIMMTEDMELLGKACSDISLPQSAMDDEAGQEVTE, encoded by the coding sequence TTGAAGGAAATACAGGAGGGAGGGGCGAAAGTGTCCTATAGAATATATTCTCTGTCCAGGCTTGGCGAAAAATATGCCAGACATGGTTTCAGATGTCAGGACAGTTCAGGGAACTGTACAAAAAACGGTGTGCAGATTGTCGCTGTGGCAGATGGCCATGGAGCTGGCGATTGTTTCAGAAGTGAAATAGGAGCCAATATTGCTATAGACATGGTATTCTGCGAGGCGCTGCCCCTTCTCTATGAAGAAGACCATCCTTTTAGTGAACAAGGCATAAAAAATTTCAAGTACAGGTTATGGCAAAGTTGGCAGAAAGCAGTGAAGAGTGATTGGGATAACCGATTAACGCTTGGAAAGTTGGGTGAAAATGAAGCCCGCTATGAACTGGTCAGTGATAAATATAGATTACGCTACCAGAAAGAGAGTGATAAATATCTTTACACGGCTTATGGCACCACACTATTGGCCGCTATTGCCATCAAGAATGAATTGCTGCTTTTGCAGATAGGCGATGGTTCAGCAGTAGTCTTATGTGCTAACGGCTTATTCATCTTGCCAGTTCCTCAGGATGAGGAAAATTTTCTCAATGTCACTACAAGCCTGTCAGATGAGAATGCTGACCAGAAGATTCGCCATGCGGTGCTATCCCTCGATAAAACCTCCAGTACCTATCCTGTAGCTGTATTTTTATCTAGTGATGGCGTGGATGATTGTTTTCCTGCCTATCAGAATGAGGAGCATCTCTTTAAGTTTTACAAGGTATTGATAGAAACCGCATTGGCAGAAAATACTGAGTCCCTGTTTACCGAGCTTTCTCATGATGTATTGGCAGACATGTCCGTCAAGGGCAGCCATGATGATATATCGATGGGGATTATGATGACTGAGGATATGGAACTGCTAGGGAAGGCTTGCAGCGATATAAGTCTGCCACAAAGTGCCATGGATGATGAAGCTGGACAGGAGGTGACAGAATAA
- a CDS encoding YkvA family protein: MKNVSEKDFQDVDMGKYADEYTENGFWVKLRDNVANIGIALIYKALQLYYVAQSPNCPKKVKAGIYAALGYLISPIDLIPDFTPIAGYADDATAIGMALLLAQMYITEDINAQARNKIHDLFGENAVARLEDSNDYHG, from the coding sequence ATGAAAAATGTTAGTGAGAAAGACTTCCAGGATGTAGATATGGGGAAATACGCTGATGAATATACAGAGAACGGATTTTGGGTGAAACTACGTGACAATGTAGCCAATATAGGTATTGCACTTATCTATAAGGCGTTGCAGCTCTATTATGTTGCCCAGTCGCCAAACTGCCCGAAAAAGGTAAAGGCTGGTATATATGCAGCCTTGGGTTACCTCATATCTCCCATCGACCTTATCCCAGATTTCACTCCGATTGCAGGCTATGCTGATGATGCGACGGCTATTGGAATGGCATTGCTCTTGGCACAGATGTATATAACTGAAGATATAAATGCGCAGGCAAGAAATAAAATCCATGATTTGTTCGGAGAAAACGCTGTAGCAAGACTGGAGGATAGCAACGATTATCATGGATGA